Sequence from the Streptomyces sp. R33 genome:
GACCGGGACCGACCGCGCGTGGGTCTCCGGGAGCACCTACGACCCCGCCAAGGTGTACGGCACCACCGCCGGCGGGTGCCACCGCTCCGACTCCGCCGAGGTCAAGAGCGCCGGGGCGATCGCCGACGTGGCCGTGAACCTGGCCTGCTCCGGGGCGATTTCCGAGAACGTCTTCCGCGCCTCCAACGGCGGCGTGCCCTTCAAGGGCGAGGCCCCGCAGGCCGATCAGCTGGCCGCCGTGGCCGCCGCCAACAACGTCAAGGTCATCGCGCTGTCCATCGGCGGCAACGACCTCGGCTTCGCCGACATCATCAAGGACTGCGCCCTCGACTTCGTCATCTGGAACTCGTACTGCTACGACGACCAGCAGTACGGGGTCGACCAGAAGATCGACGGCGTCATGGCGAACGTCGGCAAGTCCGTGGACGAGATCCGCGCCGTGATGCGGACCGCCGGGTACACCGACTCCTCGTACCGGATCGTGCTGCAGTCCTACCCGTCACCCATCCCGCGCGGCGCCGAGAACCGGTACACGCAGAGCGACTGGAGCCGCCTCAACACCGGCGGCTGCCCCTTCTGGAACCGGGACTCCGACTGGGCGCGCGACTCGCTCGTGCCGCAGATCGCCGGTCGCCTCAAGGGGGTTGCCGCCGCCAAGGGCGTGCAGTTCCTGGACCTGCGGGACATGATGCAGGGCCGTGAGGTGTGCGCGAAGGCCAGCCAGCAGGTGACCACCTCGGCTCCCGCCTCGGCGAAGACGAGCGAGTGGGCGCGCTGGATCGACAGCAGCGAGACGCAGGGGCCGGTCCAGGAGTCCATGCACCCGAACTACTTCGGCCAGCTGGCCGTCGGCCGCTGCCTGGCCCTGGCGGTCGCCCAGCCCGCGAACTCCGCCGCCGGCTGCAAGAACACCGCCGGAGCGGACCAGACGGGCATGTTCCTGACGCCCACCCCCTGACGGGGACATGCGTGCCGTGCGGGGCGTCCGCGGAGAGCTCCGCGGGCGCCCTTTCGCGTTCGATCAGCCCCGTACGGCGGCCAGTGCCTCGTCGTACAGGGCCGCCAGGTCGGCGCTGCCGCCACTGCGGACCCAGGCTTCGGTGGCGGCGTCCACGCAGGCGAAGACGGTCGCGACGACCGCCGCGGCGCGTACGCCGGGGACCAGGCCCTCCCCTTCCGCCATGCGGGCCGTGACGGCGGGCAGCACCAGCTCCTGCCAGCGCAGCCGCTTCTGGGTGTACCGGGCGCGCAGCGACGGGGTGTCGAAGATCAGTGCCGTGATCTCCAGCAGCTGCGCGGGGTCGCCGTGCGCGTCCACGAGCACTTCGAAACCGGCTCGCAGGGCCTCC
This genomic interval carries:
- a CDS encoding TetR/AcrR family transcriptional regulator, whose translation is MVTTATQPSLWDRSRQAVVASIFGTAMRLFAEQGYEATTIAQIAKEAGISQRSLFRYFGTKEDIVCGEQEELGELLRATVEAQPATATAWEALRAGFEVLVDAHGDPAQLLEITALIFDTPSLRARYTQKRLRWQELVLPAVTARMAEGEGLVPGVRAAAVVATVFACVDAATEAWVRSGGSADLAALYDEALAAVRG